The genomic stretch ATCTATAATCACCACAGGGAGTGCCAGCAACATCTcatttgtttctccctctgtagGTAATGGACTGATAATGTTTCAGACATTAACACGGTGGAAATCCAGAGCTCCCCACTGAGAAACAAGTCCTCCTTTCTGAGCCGAAAAAAGTAGCAGAATGGAGCCTCTTAAGCCACATTCACTTGAGTTACACAAGACAATTAacagtgtttccttttttttaataaaagctgCAGACAGGGCCATAACTCACCTGCATACATCTAGCGCTTTGCGAACATCTCCTGAAACAGCAGAGACTTTGCGGGCACAGAACTGAATGGCAGCACTGTCCACAACCTGATCTCTAGACGCCTTAGTACAAGACATAGAAGACAACAATTTGAAGTTTAAGTTCCTCTCTCTGCAACATAGATCTcacacataaatattttcatatttaagtcTAAACTTGACTGGCTACCCTTtaaaatcaaagagatacctttTCTGCTTGTAAATAAATGGACATGATTAAGAGTTCTTACACATCTAAGCATTTTGTAAGAATGTGTTAGAGGTTCATAAATGGGAAAAAAGCAATTAGaactggcaaaaaataaatctacAGTCACTTGCAAAAGTTTTTTCAAAGGCCCTATTTTTTAAAGACCATTAAAGAAGCACATGAGTgattcctctgcttttttttatttttaaagatttgttatttattgatttgaaaggcagagtttacagagagagacagggagtcagagagaggtctcccatccacttgttcacttcccaaatggctaaaactaCTAGAGCTGGGCTGGTTCAAAGCTAGGAGtaaggagcatcatctgggtgttccacatttagtgcagggccccaaacacttaggctgacctctgctgctttctcaagcacattggctgggagccgggtcagaagtggaacagctgggactcaaaccagtgcccatattaggatgctggcatcccaggaggtggctttactttaccacaatgccaacccctaccTGCTACTTTTAATTCAACATTGAGGCATCCAATAAATGGAACCATGTGTGGAAAGTCCCATAAAAATGCCCTATGGTCCATAGGAACTCCTGTTCCATTAGCAAAGCAAAATACTCTAACTATTGTTAGGTGTCTGCAACACAGGTGATTCAAGAAACCCAAAATTTGGCACAATGGTTGGTACTCACCTGATTAAGTCGATCCTGCAAGATAGTAGCTATCTGATTTCTGGTATAAGGTGGGAAGTTCAACAGCTGAGGCTTACAATTTTCTCTAGCTTGAAGCCTAGGCAGAATTCTGTCTGTGAGGTCCAGGGTATTCGCAATACCTGAGAGGATAAATAACATTACTCACCATTGGTCAGATCATCCTAAAAATAAAGCCAAACCCTCTGAAAGATAAATCAAATTTCCAGTTATAATCTAGCATTCCAAATGTTACTTCCCACCGGCTCCCCAACACACCGCCATTAAAAAATATACCTATTGGGTAAGATGTACTTAGTCATCAAAGAATGTCCTTTTCAAAATCAGGTTTCAAATTTTTCATTGATGAGCAGGACAAAATACTCCAAAAATCCACTGTCCCTAAAATGTCATTTCTATTCAGACTTAGCAAAATTGATTTAAcagattaggggctggtgctgtagcatagaaggttaagcctttccctgcagtgccagcatcccatatgggcatcgttTCACAtcctagctactccatttctgatccagctccttgctaatgtgcctgggaaagcagcgcaggatggcccctgcatccacatgggagacccagaagctcctggcttcagcctggcccagccccagccattgcagccatttggggcatgaaccaatgtacagatctctctctcctcttctctctgtatccctgcctttcaactacataaataaatcttaaaaaaaaagaagaaacaaaacaaacagattaAAATGACTAGTATTTTagtcattttcttattttgacaaggcagAAAGCTGATTTAAGATCAAATAATAGGtgaaaaataaactgaatgtTAAATACTTcacttattggccggcgccgcggctcactaggctaatcctccgccttgcggcgccggcacaccgggttctagtcccggtcggggcaccgatcctgtcccggttgtccctcttccaggccagctctctgctgtggccagggagtgcagtggaggatggcacaagtgcttgggccctgtaccccatgggagaccaggagaagcacctggctcctgccatcggatcagcgcggtgcgctggctgcagcgcgccaaccgcggcggccattggagggtgaaccaacggcaaaaaggaagacctttctctctgtctctctctctctcactgtccactctgcctgtcaaaaaaaaaaacaaaaaaaaacttcacttatttttaaaattttaatttttaacagattcaacatgGTTTAtagatacaaatattttaaagatttatttatttatttgaaatttagagttacacagagagaggagaggcagagagagagagagcgctcatctatccactgggtcactccccaaatggccacaacagctggagctgtgccgatctgaagccaggagccaggagtttcttccaggtctcccatgagggtgcagaggcccaaggactcaggccatcttccactgcttttccaagccatagcagagagctggattggaaggggagcagctgggacttgaaccagcgcccatatgggaggctggcactacaggcagcagctctacctactattccacagcaccagccccagtagatACAAcgctaagaacataatgatattcccttcctccctcccaggaAGAACACTTTAGAACcaccttgtttgtttgtttttgacaggcagagttagacagtgagagagagagagagagagaaaggtcttcctttaccattggttcaccccccaaatggctgcgatggctggcatgctgcaccaatctgaacccaggagccaggtgcttcctcctggtatcccatgtgggtgcagggcccaagcacttgggccatcctccactgcactcccaggccatagcagagagctggcctggaagaggagcaaccgggacagaatctggtgccccaaccaggactagaacccagggtgccggcaccgcaggaggattagcctagtgagccatggcgccggcttagaACCACCTTGTAACATCAACAACTGAGCACTGGGACAAGCGCTTGGTGCAGCACTTAGGCTGACTGCATCCCAAATAGGAGTTCCTGGGTTTAGTCCCCGTtgtttccaatttcagcttcctctcaccctgggaggcagcaaatgatggttcaagtacttgggtccctgacactaaACGGGACACCGGGATCAAGTTCCCAGCtaccagcttcaacctggcccagccttggcatttggggagagaatcagcacaCAGacaatctctgtctgcctctctgcctttcaaataaaatggggggaaaaaaaatgtatgtatgtatatacacacacacacacacgcacatacatataaataaaaataatagagaaaCTGAGCACTAACCAATCAGCACCAATCGAGAACTGCTCAGCCACGGCCATTCAAACAGTGTGTACAACACGTCCTGTCCTTTGCTGTCCAGCTGATCCATCTCGTCCAGGACTAACAAACTACAGAGAAAAACAATCACTGTTGTtattcatcttcttttttaaaatgtttgttgacttttcatttacttgaaaggcagagtgacagagaaagggtgagacacagagagaaagggagatctttcatccacttgttcaatcctcacatggctacaatggttggggctggaccaggccaaagccaggagccagacaggtGACGCAGCCAAGACTCAATGTCACATTCCAAACAGTGGCTTACTCTGCTGCACAATTCAGACCACTATTTACCTTCTTAACTCTCCAATCTGTTTGATCCAAGCTGACATTAggttatattcctaaagctgtagaCTAGTTTGAAAGTCTtaatctgtcctctctctctgttacagtACTTTCAGTATGAACAAGtaacagttgctttttttttttaaagatttattttttcacttaatttgaaaggcagagctacagaaaaagagatattttccatctctggttcacttctaaaatggctgcaacagccagggctgggccaggacaaagccaggaaccaggagcctcatctgggtctcccccgtgggtacagaggcccacagatttgtgggccatcttctgctgtttttgcaggtgcattagcaggaagctggatcagaaggggaacagtCAGGATCCAAGCTGGTGCTCAcagggaatgccagtgtcacaggctgtggctcaacccactacacCTCAAAGCTGGCTCCTATTCAggtattttaaagcaattaatCAAAAaacgttttttttttccaatttaaaattagaaggtggagaagaggaggaaggttgACTAACAGTATTAAGTTATGGTTAAATAGGATTAAGAAAAGTTCTGGTGGGATAGGCATtgtaatgcagcaggttaagctgcctctagggatgccgacatcctatattggagtactggttcaagttctggctgctctgcttctgatccagctccctgctaatgccctggaagaagcagatggatcaagtacttgagctgctgcCAATCATGTGGCAGACCAGAATGGACATACTGGTCCTGACTTTAACCTGGTCCAGCCTTAGCTATTATAGGTATTTGGAGGGTAGACAAGTGTATAGAAGTTCTCTatcactttcaaaaaaaaaaaaaaaaattagcattcaACTGCACAGCAGAATGACTATAGGTAACAATAATGTACTGTATGTTTCAACCAAAAATGCTAgaaaaggagccagcactgtggcgtagtggctagagacactgcctgcagtgctggcatcccatatggaccccagttcaagtcccagctgctccacttctgatcctgctctctgctatggtctgggaaagcagcagcagatggcccaagtctttgggacactgcacccatgtgggagacttagaagaagctccaagttccttgctttggaatggctcagctctggccaagctggccatttggggagtgaaccagcggatggaagacccctctctctgtgtctccctctgcaaTTTCCaattccccctttcaaataaattaatcttaaaaataaataaataaataaaagctaggaGGGTGGGTGTTATGGTACAACAGGCTAAGCCACCAGTTGGGATACCTGCAACCCATAATCGGAGTGCtagttctgagtcctggctctctgttttcaatccagcttcctgttgatgcatcctgggaggcagatgatggctcaagtgcttgggcctctgccacccatgtgggaaagctggaTGGAACTGTAGgttctggcttccgcctggcccagacctgtatgttacagccacttggggagtgacccagcagaatgaagatctgtcaatctgccttacaaataaataaataaatcttctaaaaaaatgaggttaagtaaaaaaaataataaaagctacaaagagttttaaatgttttcatcataaagaaatgacaaatgtttgaGGTATCTTCAGCTTGATTCAGTCTTCAACGTATATATGTATTAAATCATATGATATCCCATAAATgtgtaatttttatgtttattaatgataaattaataagtaaaataaaatgtgatggtatgtttcttttctttccctttaagtTTAAGCAATTACATCTCAGAGCAAATATAGGAAACATTCTGTCTGTGGGCATCAGATCTTGTAGATTTTACACAGCAACATGCATCAGAGCAATACTTACATCATGGGGCCCTTCTCTGCAGTCAGATGTTTTTCCAGTTTCCTCATCATATCCTTCCCAGCTGGCCTGGACACCTCTTCCTGACAAATCTCCTGAGCAATAGCTGGGAACACAGCCTGGGCACTCCTCAAGGACATGCAATTCAGCATGATAGTTTTAAAGCCTTTCAGCTccttctacaaaaaaaaaaaagcaaacgtGGGAATTATTTTGGTCTCAAAGATCTGATGGAACTAGAAAAGTCTTTGAGGAGCTAACAGTTTATAAAAGAGAAAGCCTTACTTTCGTTTGATAAAATTTTGACAGGACTAAAATTGTCTTATTTTGAGGAAAGCATACATTTCTTAAACCTTTACTCTTTTTTAACTCTTAAAGACCAAGTATCATTTTAGCAAGAGTATCATAACTCAATTTGCAAGGTACCTTGAGGTCTTGCAGGATTCGGCTTAAGCAGGCAGTTTTTCCAGTTCCAGGAGCACCAGAGAGGTAAAGACTTCCCGATTTTCTCCCACAGATGTGCTCCCTTAGGAAATTCCTGATGACATCCATCTCCTTCTCCCTGGCAGGCAGCCGATCCGGGACAGCTGTATTCAGGACAAGCTTTGCTTGCTGGTAGCAAGTACCTGTGCCAGATGAAAAAAGGGCAATTAGTCACAACAGAAGGTGACCCCCGCCCCGGGTTTTATTCAGTCATCGGTTTTGTTTACAACTGCTGCCTTGTGAGCACAAACCTTCTTGCTTGAACAGTCTCATGCATACAGATTCTTTCTCCGATGGACATCTCTGTGCAGAATTTGTTGTACTCTCTTGACCTTTTCGAGACGAGGAAAGTATTTTGTTTTGGGGAACTCTGGCTTGTTCTTTTTTGCTAGGAGACTTAACTGTCAAcgaattttcaaatattaatctGCGTCCCTTAGGTGTATGTGAGCGAGGGGGGCCGTTCTCTTTCTTGCCTTGCTTTGGTGGTGAACAGGGAGGTAACTGCGGAGTGTTGCATAGGTTGTCATCACCTGAAACACATTAAAATCATAATGCAGTCGTTCATAGCAGTGGAGAGTGAAAGGACTTGCAAAGACCTCTGCCTTCCACAGAAAGACATAAATTTCTACCTCAGTCAGAAATACCAAAATAATAACGCCGTCTCATGTAGAAGCAAATATTGTCCACCAGATGGTACCACTGAACCTTACTATTTGATAGAAACCAAATCAGTTTTCAAGACAGTTCCAAAACAGTTTCTGAACCTTAGCACCACTGACATCTCGGACCAAATAATTCTCTGCTGTAGTGCATTGTAGTTTAGCAGCACCCCTGgtttttatctgctgtgccagtAGCATCTCTTCAGgtggaacaaataaaaatgtctccagatataGCTCTATCACCCCCTCTtagttaagacaaaaaaaaagtgcTCTAAGAAAGGATTATCAACTACTAACACAAGAAAAGGACAGAAAATATTAAGAACATCATGTTCTTGTTTTTCATACTTCTGCCAAGATTGATcaagcgtcttttttttttttttttaagatttatttatttatttgaaagagttacagagaagttacacacacacacacacacacacagctcttctattcgctggttcactccccagatggctgcaacacctggagctgcaccgatccaaagccaggagccaggagcttcttctgcacctcccatgcaggtgcaggggcccaagcacttgggccatcttccactgctttcccaggccatagcagagagctgggtcagaagtggaacagccaggactcgaaccagcgcccacatggaatgccagcactgcaggtggtggctttacccgctaggccacagcaccagctcccaagcTTCTTTACCATATAACCACAAGGTCGATTAAAACACTGACAACACTAAATTCAGTCTTAAGGAATCGAAGTCCAGGTCCATTAAGTAGTTTAGGAAGTGATCTCAATGAGTGGCTTAACCCTGTAGTTCAGTAAGCACTTAGCAAATATTCTTAACTGAAAAAGCTCCTTTAAAGGACGGGCATCTTATCACTGAGAAAAAGGTTGAGGGCTACCAGTCCAAGAGGCGCACTTATCTAAACTTACCCAGACGTTTTCTGGGGCTCAGAGGCAGAATTTTTGTGCAAGGAGAAGAGGGCAGAGTGTGCGCATTTGCTGGTTCTACTTTGACGTCACCAGGGTTTTTACTTTTGTCCACTGTCCGAGAAAGCTTCTTCTTTGGAAAACTGATTTTAGCCTGTGCCTGGGATCGGGTTTGAGGCATGATGGCAATACTactagatacaaaaaaaaaaaaaaaaaaaaagaacacgtcAGCCAGTGAAcatgtgaaaagaaagaaaaaaatacctaaCCCTGAGTTTGCTTATACTGATGATCAGCACTCATTTCAGAAGCAAACAATGTTACGAAAACGTTCAGTTCTGCTCCACATTCCAGCCTGTGTGGTAACAGCTACCATGTGTTGTGTAACACGTTGTTATGCATTCCTTACGTACTAACTCGCTCGCCGAGGGGTAGGCCCTATTATCATCCTTATCCTGCAATAAGAAATGAGGTGCATAAAAGCCCAAGTGGCCGAAAAGCCCGAGACGCACGGAACCCCGCGATTCCGGCCCCGGCTGGCCCACAGCCGCCGCCCCACACGGTCTCCGGAGCCCTCGCACCGCCGCTCGTCCGCCTTCGGTCGCCTCTCACGCTGCTCTCAGCCGCAGCCTGGACTGTTCCTGTCCGCAGCTTCAGCTCCCTCACACCACGCACAACGGCTAGAGCCACTACGAGGGGGCACCGCCCCGACCCCGACTTCGGATCTCCGCgacctcccttcccttcccctcaccGTTTCTCGGGTCTCGCGGAAACCTCAACCTCCGCGCAGCTCCGCAGCCCTCAGTCTCCCGGGCAATCCTCTCCTCTCTCAGGGCTGCGTCACCTCAGTGCAGGTTCCTCACGTCCCTCACACACCGCCTCAGACTCCACCACCGTTCCCGGCCAAACCGAACACCAGCAGGCAGCAAAATACAGACGCGCTCGCGCCAAATTCGCTCAGCGACACCGTTCCCGTCTCCCGCCAAAGCCCGGCTACGCCTTTGATTGGCTGCAGCGACAGCGCCGCGCGCATTGGCCTCCGCCTCTTCCTTCGTTACCCAAGCCAATCGGAAACCTCACAGCCAATAAGAGAGCCCCAGGTCTCAGGCCGAGAGGCCACGCCCACTAAGAAGGCCCGGCATGTACATCCGGGGCTTCCGCGAAAACCGCGCAGTTGCGGTGGGACGCTAGGCGTTGGGCGGGACCACTTCGCCGCAAAGCCCGCCGGGAGGGGTAGTCTTTGCTTGGGGCACTGTACTTCCGCGCTGTGCGCACGGGAGGAGTCGGTGTGGTTGTGCCTGCTCACCTCCGCCTTCCATTTTGGGGGTGGTTCTGAGCTGCTAATTAGGCATGACTCCTCTCTAACGCTCCACCCTACAGGGCACAAAGCAAATCCTGTGCTCTGGGTTAGAGGTCACAGCATGTTGGTAGCAGGGGGTGCCTAAGACTGGGATCTCCCGACATCCGTGTGCTTTTTTGGTAAAGTTCTATGTAAAGAACATACTAGACTTCTTCACTACATCTGTTGACTTCAAATGTAGTAAATCGGactctttgcttttatttaaagtaagaaAATTTGTGTTAGATTTTCTGCATTATTTAAGCACCACTTAATTGTGGGGAGTAGAATTATGACTCCTTATTCTTAAAACCTTTTATGGCTAAACACTAGGGTTTCAGGGCCAAGAAAGACAATTACAGAAGAGGCAAGCTGAGCTTTTAATGAAAAATCTAAATTAGAGCAGTAATTTGTAGGCCAGCTTTCACAGCTAATAACGCTTCTAAATCTCAAACTCCTTTAAAGGCGAGAAAACCCAACTCTAGGTGATGGTAAACATTTATCTTTTATCCTtcaatatcagataaaatagctATAAAACCGGGAAATAGGAAGGCAACAATATTAAAACCATCAGTTGATTGTACTTATAGTACAGCCAATATCAAGTGCTTAAGTGTATTCCAGGGACAGAGCTCAGTATTTGAATCCACCACCTCACAAATCTTCACATGCACCCTACGAAGTTGACATTATTTCCATTTAACAAAAGAGGAAACCAAAGCAGAGCGAAGAAACAAAGTAGATTTGAGTAAACTTGCCTGCGAACATAAAATTAATAACTAAAATTTGAACTCTTAAGTTCTGATGGGAAATCAAATTCTTAACCACTTAATCATAAGGAGAGCATTAGACAAATgcaggtttttttaattttttttgacaggcagagtggagagagagagagacagagagaaaggtcttccttttgccgttggttcaccctccaatggccgccgtggcccgtgcgctgcagcctgcacaccgcgctgatcgatggcaggagccaggtgcttctcctggtctcccatggggtgcagggcccaaggacttgggccatcctccactgccttcccgggccatagcagagagctggcctggaagaggggcaactgggatagaatccggtgccccaaccgggactaggaacccggtgtgccagcgcgacaaggcggaggattagcctagtgagccgcggcgcaggccgaCAAATGCAGGTTTtgaggaggaagagatggagtaCATTTTGCGACGGCTTTCTGGCAGCTGAAAACTATGCAAGTGAAAAGTGATTAAGCTGCCATGAATAGAAAAAGCTACCATAGAATTTTTGTCTTaggcttttctaaaaaaattttttttaatttgtaaggcAGGGTGATGAGAGAGAatcaaccttccatctgctggtttactccccaaatggccccaacagccaggctggaccaggctggaccaggctggagcctggaatttcatcttggtctcccacatgggtggcagggatccatgtacatgggtcaccttccactgcttttgtaggcagaaagctggatcagaagtggagcagctgaaactccaaCTGTGCCCCATGGGATGTAGTGTTGCAGATAGTAGCTTAAGGCACTGTACCACTAAGCCAGGCCCTTAACCcttaaggtttttctttttttttttttttcttaataggaCAATAGAAAACAGGAAGTAGTTTTCACTTTTCTAAGCTGGGACCCTAAAAACTGTCCTTGATAACCTGAAACAGTAATGTATGCCCAACCCATGTTAAGGGTTGGTGGCAGTGAACAGCCTATCTcattatgggggtggggagagcacagGAATTTAAAACTTACCACACATATTTGAACCTATGAAAATGCCAGGGACTATAGCACTGGCCCAAACCCTGCAAGAGTAAATGACCACTGACAGAGCAGGCACAGAACCACAGAAAGGGCTGAGCAGTTATCCACTGGGAGCTCTCTTTCCACAACTGACCCTCCAATGACATGACGTGCACATCACCATGCTGTCACTTCTGTGTTTTGTGATGTTTCCTGCCTAGGATGTCACCATCCTTCTCTGGTTAACTCCCAATAAAAGCCTTTTAATCCACCATGTAAGTTTCTCCTTGTAGCGATCCTGAAATCTATTGAACCATGAGCTTCTTGGAGGCAAAGATCTTGTCTTATTCTTCATACTGTAGGTAGCTGGTACAGTGTAAAATATACAATAAACTGCTTGCTGAATGAAGGCATGGAAAGCATATTCCTGCCAAGTGGACATCCACCCTGTCCATAAGTACTTTTTGGGGACATCTAACATATATGCCATCCTTTGAATGTCACACCCCTAAACCTAGAAGTGGAAATGAGTTCTGTGTAAAAATGTTTCAGACTGAGGCAAGGTCTGGGGTAGTTAGGATCCTGAAGTTGACATTTTGgtcccttccctttttttttttttttcttttgacaggcagagtggacagtgagagagacagagagaaatgtcttccttttgccgttggttcaccctccaatggcagctgcggccggtgcattgtgctgatccgaagccaggagccaggtgcttctcctggtctcccgtgcgggtgcagggcccaagcacttgggccatgctccactgccttcccaggccatagcagagagctggcctggaagaggggcaaccgggacagaatctggtgccctgaccgggactagatcccagtgtgccggcgccgcaggcagaggattggcctattgagccacagcgccggccagttccttccctttttaaagatttatttattttatttgaaagaaagcaagacacagagagaaagatcttccatccactggctcactccccaaatggctgcaacagctgaggctgggccacgaacaccatttggatctcccatgtgggtggcaggaacctaagtacttgggtcatcattagctgcctcccaggtgccttggcaggaaagtcgattggaagcagagtggctgggactcacaaGGAGGCACCTCAATACAGGAtagaggcatcccaagtggcagctttacctgctgcatcagaACACCTGCCCCTACATTCCAGTTCTTTGGCTCTGTCTGCAGAGTATGATGATGTCAAAGACATgcaacttcctgccagtgaatCAGAGTTCATGGCTGGAATGGGTGTGAAATACCTAAGAGGCACATTCACGGAAAGCAGTTGCGCCTCAGTAGTAATTAGAGTGAGCGAACTAGTGTCCTTATTGCTTTCTACCTCATACACTACAGTATCACAGAGGAAGAATCAAATCACACTGGAAGAACCTGTCTAGCCTCCTTTAGCTTGAACAATACCATCCCTAAAAGACTGAAG from Lepus europaeus isolate LE1 chromosome 18, mLepTim1.pri, whole genome shotgun sequence encodes the following:
- the CDC6 gene encoding cell division control protein 6 homolog; protein product: MPQTRSQAQAKISFPKKKLSRTVDKSKNPGDVKVEPANAHTLPSSPCTKILPLSPRKRLGDDNLCNTPQLPPCSPPKQGKKENGPPRSHTPKGRRLIFENSLTVKSPSKKEQARVPQNKILSSSRKGQESTTNSAQRCPSEKESVCMRLFKQEGTCYQQAKLVLNTAVPDRLPAREKEMDVIRNFLREHICGRKSGSLYLSGAPGTGKTACLSRILQDLKKELKGFKTIMLNCMSLRSAQAVFPAIAQEICQEEVSRPAGKDMMRKLEKHLTAEKGPMILLVLDEMDQLDSKGQDVLYTLFEWPWLSSSRLVLIGIANTLDLTDRILPRLQARENCKPQLLNFPPYTRNQIATILQDRLNQASRDQVVDSAAIQFCARKVSAVSGDVRKALDVCRRAIEIVESDIKSQTILKPLSECKSSSESPVPKRVGLTHISQVISEVDGNRMTLSREGAQDSFPLQQKILVCSLLLLTRQLKIKEVTLGKLYEAYSNVCRKQQVAAVDQSECLSLSGLLEARGILGLKKNKETRFTKVSLKIEEKEIEHALKDKALMGNILATGLP